Proteins from one Doryrhamphus excisus isolate RoL2022-K1 chromosome 19, RoL_Dexc_1.0, whole genome shotgun sequence genomic window:
- the LOC131107048 gene encoding N-lysine methyltransferase SMYD2-like yields the protein MTGNIDGIERFDSPGKGRGLRVTRAFKVGELIFSSPAYSYVLSAKEKGEYCEFCFNRKENLARCGKCKKAFYCNVKCQKGDWAMHKLECSAMVAFGEKWCPSETSRLVARILAKKKTQKERCLSEKILQIGEMQSHVEDIDNEKRENNQADIAGLHQFYSKHLDFPDSKELLSLISQVSCNGFTIEDDELSHMGTAVYPDVALINHSCLPSVIVTYNRTRVEVRAVKDMKPGDEVLISYIDLLYPTEDRNNRLRESYYFTCDCQECKSRSKDKVKLKVRKQREPIEADAVSAMVRYARKTIREFRALKHVKTPSELLEMCEQSLEEMGAVFDDSNVYMLHMMYQAMGVCIYMSDIEGAVRYGEKLLKPFSQLYPAYSLNVSSMYLKLARLYMGLDRHSMGLSALKKAMAIMEVAHGKDHHYLKELRKEMAQQ from the exons ATGACAGGCAACATCGACGGGATTGAGAGGTTTGACAGCCCCGGCAAAGGGCGAGGTCTGCGCGTAACGAGAGCCTTTAAGGTCGGGGAGCTGATCTTCTCCAGCCCGGCCTACTCCTATGTGCTATCTGCCAAAGAGAAAGGAGAATACTGTGAATTCTGCTTCAACAG GAAGGAGAACCTTGCAAGATGCGGGAAGTGCAAGAAAGCCTTCTACTGCAATGTCAAATGTCAG AAGGGGGACTGGGCCATGCACAAGCTGGAGTGCTCTGCCATGGTTGCATTCGGGGAGAAATGGTGCCCGTCAGAGACATCCCGACTGGTGGCTCGAATTCTCGCCAAGAAG AAAACACAGAAAGAACGATGTTTGTCTGAGAAGATTTTACAGATTGGAGAAATGCAGTCTC ACGTAGAGGACATAGACAATGAGAAAAGAGAAAACAACCAGGCAGACATCGCCGGTCTGCATCAGTTTTACTCCAAACATCTGGACTTTCCCGACTCCAAAGAGCTTCTCTCGCTCATCTCACAG GTGTCCTGTAATGGCTTCACCATAGAGGACGATGAACTGTCCCACATGGGCACCGCAGTCTACCCAGA CGTGGCGCTAATAAACCACAGCTGTCTGCCCAGCGTCATAGTCACTTACAACAGGACGCGGGTTGAGGTTCGAGCGGTGAAGGACATGAAGCCCGGAGATGAA GTCCTGATCAGCTACATAGACCTGCTCTACCCTACCGAGGACCGCAACAACAGGCTGAGAGAGTCTTACTACTTCACATGTGACTGCCAGGAGTGTAAGAGCAGGTCGAAA GACAAGGTGAAGCTGAAAGTGCGTAAGCAGAGGGAGCCCATCGAGGCCGATGCCGTCAGCGCCATGGTGCGCTATGCCAGGAAGACCATCCGGGAGTTTCGAGCCCTCAAACATGTAAAGA CCCCTAGTGAGCTGCTGGAGATGTGCGAGCAGAGCCTGGAGGAGATGGGGGCAGTGTTTGACGACTCCAATGTCTACATGCTCCACATGATGTACCAGGCCATGGGTGTGTGCATATACATGTCAGACATAGAGGGAGCCGTGCGATACGGGGAGAAGCTCCTCAAGCCTTTCAG CCAGTTGTATCCGGCCTACTCTCTGAACGTGTCGTCCATGTACCTGAAGCTGGCCAGACTCTACATGGGACTGGATAGGCACTCTATGGGCTTGAGTGCCCTGAAGAAG GCAATGGCCATCATGGAAGTGGCCCACGGCAAAGATCACCACTATCTGAAAGAGCTGCGCAAAGAGATGGCACAACAGTGA
- the LOC131107369 gene encoding tyrosine-protein phosphatase non-receptor type 14-like codes for MPFRLKLRRTRRYNVLSKNCFVTRIRLLDSNVIECTLSVESTGQECLEAVAQRLELRETHYFGLWFQGKTQTPAQRWVELEKPLKKQLDKFGNELLLFFGVMFYVPSVSRLEQEATRYQYYLQVKKELLDGRLHCTVEQGIRLAGLAVQADFGDFTQFMSQDFLREYVLFPVNWPNGDEVLEEWTQKVAEEHKSHCRMQAAEAELLYIKEVEKLDGFGQESFPAKDNYTNDIFIGMSFIGVFVKHRNGRSIMLHRWKDIGTIAHNKSAITVEITSRDDTIIFHTEDMEMAKYIARLFTARHKFYKQNKICTEPTHSPAPIRRRPTWTHRLSLPRPQSCNFQTMHSQYGEHYQDTQSSQDSIFHDDPYYKSQTSLDHCQVDFPFRNGTLPNGSMYSSPSLSSLNHSQTFIPPSPMSSNLSIPGSELMRPDYIPSHRHSAIIAPSYRPTPEYDAVMRQKRRMLPAHHDLHSQSLRSLNISNACAYRQPEALVYSQPEMRERGPYHGLGPSPGPYTQISYSKPVSHGPHQGGPASNQGPCHSPCINGGGGSSTGGGGGGGSGGGVGSSISHTVSTPELANTKQQGTNPGNYAATAHIMRNHISRPPPPYPSTPFRPATSTPDLASHRLRCIGGSSPELVTRMVQLSVKTFQPDSSAVVHQSLQEVSEPLTTAAKHRSTLGKRHSMEVISSMRAGGGMEGMVMKGMNTPLHRRNTLREHVMPPQPMPQAQPQPPQPQTQPQPHPAPPQPKDLPIPIPPQKEPAVAPPAPVAYQHQKTLSNATMLIHSSESEEEEEEEEEERPELDVQIPGLNEDISISAQLQAALAKLPNKPPPEYPGPPRPPSNVSIHSHNHTHHHNQAAHSSQGPMDPCQAQGQIPGDGGPESGGSGTLTRGDQGAVNGNVLGPSISEPDLTSVKERVRKEPVKERPVSEMFSLEDSIVEREIAQRTLERQKMSVDSMKRPLMMAALNGLYVARMPVPESPSEDGAKAAIDERCKTLELKLEEERVFTEYEQVPKKRADSALTTATLPENAERNRFRDVVPYEENRVELVPNKENNTGYINASHIKVTIRGEEWHYIATQGPLANTCADFWQMVWEQGVSVIAMVTAEEEGGRSKSHRYWPKLGSKHNSATHGKFKVTTKFRTDSGCYATTGLKVKHLLSGQERTVWHLQYTDWPEQGCPEYVQGFLSYLEEIQSVRRHTNSMLDTSKSLNPPVVVHCSAGVGRTGVVILTELMISCLEHNEPVEVPTMLSGLRQQRMLMVQTISQYKFVYQVLIQFLKNSRLI; via the exons ATGCCCTTCCGGCTAAAGCTACGCCGCACGCGGCGCTACAACGTCCTAAGCAAGAACTGCTTTGTGACGCGCATTCGCCTGCTGGACAGCAACGTGATTGAATGCACTCTGTCAGTGGAGAGCACGGGGCAGGAATGCCTGGAAGCTGTGGCCCAGCGACTGGAACTCCGAGAG ACCCACTACTTTGGCCTGTGGTTCCAAGGAAAGACGCAGACTCCGGCACAGCGCTGGGTGGAGTTAGAGAAGCCCCTCAAGAAGCAATTAGACAAGTTTGGCAATGAGCTGCTACTGTTTTTCGGCGTGATGTTCTACGTGCCCAGCGTGTCCCGCTTGGAGCAGGAGGCCACAAG GTATCAGTATTACCTTCAGGTAAAGAAGGAACTCTTGGATGGACGTCTCCACTGCACGGTGGAGCAGGGTATCAGACTAGCTGGCCTAGCAGTGCAAG ctgactttggggatTTCACTCAGTTCATGTCTCAGGACTTCCTCAGGGAGTATGTGCTCTTTCCAGTG AACTGGCCTAATGGAGATGAAGTACTTGAGGAGTGGACTCAAAAGGTTGCAGAAGAGCACAAGAGCCACTG CCGAATGCAAGCAGCGGAGGCTGAACTCTTGTACATTAAGGAGGTGGAGAAACTGGATGGTTTCGGACAGGAGAGCTTCCCTGCTAAG GACAACTACACCAACGATATTTTCATCGGCATGTCTTTCATCGGAGTGTTTGTCAAACACCGAAATGGGCGGTCCATCATGCTTCACAG GTGGAAGGACATCGGCACCATAGCGCACAACAAGTCTGCCATCACAGTGGAGATAACGAGCCGGGATGACACTATCATTTTTCACACA GAGGATATGGAAATGGCCAAGTACATCGCTCGTCTTTTCACGGCCAGACACAAGTTCTACAAACAGAACAAGATTTGTACAGA GCCAACTCATTCCCCTGCACCAATCAGGAGACGACCCACCTGGACTCACCGTCTCTCTCTG CCACGGCCGCAGTCCTGTAACTTCCAGACAATGCATTCCCAGTATGGAGAACATTATCAAGACACACAGAGCTCTCAAG ACAGTATCTTCCATGACGACCCCTACTACAAATCCCAGACCAGCCTGGACCACTGCCAGGTGGACTTCCCCTTCCGTAACGGAACCTTGCCCAATGGAAGCATGTACAGCAGCCCGAGCTTGAGCTCCCTCAACCATTCCCAGACGTTCATCCCGCCCTCGCCAATGTCCTCCAACCTCAGCATCCCGGGCAGCGAGCTCATGCGCCCCGATTACATCCCCAGCCACCGCCACAGCGCCATCATCGCTCCGTCCTACCGGCCCACGCCCGAGTACGACGCTGTGATGCGGCAGAAACGGCGCATGCTCCCCGCTCACCACGACCTCCACAGCCAGTCGCTGCGCAGTCTGAACATTAGCAATGCCTGCGCTTATCGCCAGCCTGAGGCTTTGGTGTACAGCCAACCGGAAATGAGGGAGAGGGGGCCTTATCACGGCCTGGGACCCAGTCCTGGACCTTACACACAG ATCAGCTACAGTAAGCCGGTGTCCCATGGCCCCCATCAGGGAGGACCAGCCAGCAATCAGGGGCCCTGTCATTCACCATGCATCAACGGAGGCGGAGGCAGCAGCACTGGaggtggcggcggtggtggtagtggtggtggtgtgggaaGCTCAATATCTCACACAGTTAGTACGCCTGAGCTTGCTAATACCAAACAGCAAGGGACTAATCCTGGGAACTACGCCGCGACCgctcatattatgagaaaccacATATCACGACCTCCCCCGCCGTATCCCTCCACCCCTTTCCGACCTGCCACGAGCACGCCAGACCTTGCCAGCCACCGACTTCGCTGCATCGGGGGAAGCAGTCCAGAGTTGGTCACACGAATGGTGCAGCTGTCGGTGAAGACCTTCCAGCCGGACAGCTCGGCGGTGGTGCACCAGTCCTTGCAGGAGGTTAGCGAGCCGCTCACCACTGCGGCGAAGCACCGCTCCACGTTGGGCAAGAGGCACAGCATGGAGGTGATTAGCAGCATGAGAGCAGGAGGTGGCATGGAGGGTATGGTGATGAAGGGCATGAATACCCCTCTTCATCGGAGGAATACTCTCCGAGAGCATGTGATGCCTCCTCAGCCCATGCCGCAAGCGCAGCCCCAACCCCCTCAGCCGCAAACTCAACCACAGCCTCACCCAGCTCCTCCTCAGCCAAAAGACTTGCCCATACCCATCCCTCCCCAGAAGGAACCAGCGGTGGCGCCGCCTGCTCCTGTTGCCTATCAGCATCAAAAGACTCTTTCAAACGCCACCATGCTCATCCACAGCAGTGaaagcgaggaggaggaggaggaggaagaggaggagaggccTGAGCTTGATGTTCAAATCCCAGGTTTGAATGAGGACATCAGCATCAGTGCCCAGTTACAGGCCGCCTTGGCGAAACTGCCCAACAAACCCCCTCCGGAGTACCCCGGTCCTCCAAGACCCCCCAGCAATGTTTCCATTCACTCTCACAATCACACTCACCACCACAATCAAGCAGCACACAGCAGCCAGGGACCAATGGACCCATGCCAAGCCCAGGGTCAGATTCCTGGGGATGGCGGTCCTGAAAGTGGTGGTAGTGGGACTCTAACGCGAGGGGACCAGGGTGCGGTCAATGGGAACGTTTTAGGTCCGTCGATTTCGGAACCCGATCTGACCAGTGTAAAGGAGAGGGTGAGGAAGGAGCCGGTCAAGGAGAGACCCGTGTCGGAGATGTTCTCTTTGGAAGACAGCATCGTGGAGAGGGAAATAGCGCAGAGG ACGCTGGAAAGACAGAAGATGTCTGTAGACTCCATGAAGAGACCCTTGATGATGGCGGCCCTCAATGGTCTCTACGTGGCCCGGATGCCCGTCCCGGAGTCTCCTTCGGAGGATGGTGCCAAGGCTGCTATTGATGAGCGG TGTAAGACATTGGAGCTCAAATTGGAAGAAGAGAGAGTCTTCACCGAGTACGAGCAGGTGCCCAAAAAGAGGGCGGACAGCGCTCTGACCACGGCGACCCTCCCGGAAAACGCAGAGCGCAATCGTTTCCGCGACGTGGTCCCGTACGAGGAGAACCGTGTGGAACTTGTGCCCAACAAGGAGAACAACACAGGTTACATCAATGCCTCGCATATTAAG GTGACCATCAGAGGCGAGGAGTGGCACTACATTGCCACCCAGGGTCCGCTAGCCAACACCTGTGCCGACTTCTGGCAGATGGTCTGGGAGCAGGGGGTCAGCGTTATCGCCATGGTTACAGCTGAGGAG GAGGGAGGCAGGTCAAAGAGCCACCGCTACTGGCCCAAACTGGGCTCCAAGCACAACTCGGCCACTCACGGCAAGTTCAAGGTAACCACCAAGTTCCGCACGGACTCCGGCTGCTACGCTACCACAGGGTTAAAGGTCAAACACCTGCTCTCGGGCCAGGAGAGGACCGTTTGGCACCTACAGTACACCGACTGGCCTGAGCAGGGCTGCCCCGAATACGTCCAGGGGTTTCTCT CCTACCTTGAGGAGATCCAATCTGTGAGGAGACACACTAACTCCATGTTGGACACCTCCAAGAGCCTTAACCCCCCTGTGGTGGTGCAttgtagtgcaggggtgggtcGGACAGGTGTGGTCATCCTCACTGAGCTCATGATCAGCTGCCTGGAGCACAATGAG CCCGTGGAGGTCCCCACCATGTTGTCAGGTTTGAGGCAGCAGAGGATGCTGATGGTCCAGACCATCTCACAGTACAAGTTCGTATACCAGGTCCTCATTCAGTTCCTGAAGAACTCCCGGCTTATTTGA